Part of the Anomalospiza imberbis isolate Cuckoo-Finch-1a 21T00152 chromosome 29, ASM3175350v1, whole genome shotgun sequence genome, CCCCTGGACATTTCATGAAGCTGAGAGTGTTCCTTGACCAGGAGGATGGGAAGGAGGTCTTCCCAATCCTAAATTCCGTCGGAAGGCACCTGTGGATGAACATGCCTCAAGTAGGAGTCACCGGAGTCACTGTGGGTCAATAATGGGAGAAATTGCACAATTCCCTTTTCCTCGGAAAAAGCGGGGTGGGATCCACACTATGTCAGCACCTCGTGTTGATGGATCAAGCTCTGAGCAATCATGAGGCAATCCCAGAAGTAGGAAAAAGCAACAATGAAAatcaaaaaaaagaaatcattactGCACCTGAGTAATGCCGTGGATGTAACAACAACAGTAATAATTGCTGAGCGAAATAATCACTTTATCTGGGCCAGTGAGAGGTGGAGGGAATTTTTCTTGGATCATTCATCAGCCGTGGATGTTTCAGCTCCAGCTGATTGCCCAAGAAAAGGTATAAAAACCCTCTCGgctctgggctgctccagcaAACCCTCCCGACTCACTCTGAGCTCCACAGGGGTAAGTCCGAGCCTGGAATTGTTCCTGGAACTGTCGGGATCTGAACTGAGCTTTGCTGGGATCCAGAATTGTGCAGCCAACAGGGCGAGGGCAGGGGTTGGGGTTACTGCTCATTTTGGGGGTTACTGTTAATTTTGGGGGCTACTGTTCATTTTGGGGTTTACTATTCATTTTGGGGGTTACTGCTCATTTTGGGGGTTACTGTTAATTTGGGATTTACCATTCATTTTGGGGGTTACTGTTCATTTCAGGATTTACTGTTCATTTGGGATTTACTGTTCATTTTGAGGGGTATTTTTTGTGTCAAATTGACTCCATAATTAAGAGTTGGGAGACATAGGAGACAAGGACATGAGAAGatggaaaaccccaaattttgaGCCTCTTTGTAATCTTTTTGCTGTCCgctctttctcttcccagcCCAACCTCCATTAAATCGGTCTCTGACCTTCCTGCTGCCTCAGCTTTGTGGTTCCAGACCCATCCCCAATCCCAGAAGATGTTTTCCTACAGACAGAGCTCCAGCTCCCGCTGCCTGGCCCCCTGCGGGAtctcctgtccccagccctgcgcAGACACCTGGAACcagccctgtgtcacctcctgtggGGACTCCCGGGCTGTCATCCACCCCCCGCCCGTGGTCATCACCTTCCCGGggcccatcctcagctcctgcccgCAGGAGAGCATCGTGGGGTCCTCGGCACCCTCAAACTTCCTGGGATCCGGAAACTTCCTGGGATCTGGGAGTTCCTATGGCTCCTACAGTTACGGGAGGTCCTACTCTTCCTACGGAtcctctgggagctgcagaccCTGCTAAACATCCCAGGAGTGAGCAGGAAGGAGCCAAGAGCCACCACGGAGCCTCCACAAATCCCAGCAGTTCCCAGAGCATCCTCAGCCCCAAATCCCGGCAGTTTCCAGAGCATcctcagccccaaaatcccggcAGTTCCCGGAGCATCCTCAGCCCCACGCTTTTATGtaaattcccttttctttttttttttttttttttcccgtggGTCCTGCAAAGAAAATGACCTCGGAATGGTCCCATCCATGATCCCTGGCTGGCTGAAAGTGGGATGAGGTCATGTCACCTTCCCACACCTGAACATGCAGGAGTCACCCCTGTGGAATGCCCAGTCCTGGAGCACttctttccttcatttcccCCGGGATTTTCCACCTGCACCGCGAtatttcccttcctcctttctcaTTAAACCATTGTGCATCAAAATCCAgagttttcctgtgttttttatccataattttgggggttttccaCCAGTCTGGGTGCAGCTTCTCGTGCCTTTCCACACCCAGAAGGTGGCCAGGTTCATCCGGCGCTGACACAAAGTCATTCCGCGAGGGATAAAGAGGTTTTGGATCTCTCCCAATCTCATTTGGATCTTCCCTCAGGGCAGGCGTGGCTGTTCCCTGTTCCCAGAGAAAGTCAAACACCGGTGACTTGGATTATTTGTGGCTCAATGCCCGCCCCGGGCTGCGATTTAATTACCTCCCCACACGGTAATTTTATGGTTTTTTCATTGTTTAAAAACAGCCTGGGGGGAATGACTTTCCTTGGAAAACTTCCCTTGGAAATCCCCACAGGAATTTTTACCCGAAAGGCAAATTTTTGGTGTAATTCTGTGAGTTCCTATAAatagattaaaataaattaaagagtTGTTAAAGTGTTCCTTGCAGATCAACCCACTCTCCCctgggagggggggggggaattctcttttccagggaatttctggctgccccatccctgaaattATCCATTAATAagttggagcaacctgggatgggaGAAGGAGTCCCTGCCCATAAATCAaagatcttcaaggtcccttctaacccaaaccattttctGGTTCTATGAAACCTCAAAGGACAAATCTTTAACCTTTAATTCCTTAATTCTCCTTGAgcttggaaggaaaagaaagaaacacagggaaaagaTTGGAAAATATCTTAAAGTTTAGGgcattttctcctgcttttctgtctgttttggagCAACCTCTGGTCCTGTGACCCTTGATTATGGAGCCAATTTAATACAAAAATCATCATTTTCTGGCCACTGCAACAGGGGGATGTGTCTGACTGTGGCATTTCCTGAAGTTCTTGGGCACAATTTGAAGAAGAACACGAGAGAAAAATTCTGATGGCAGCAACTGAGGCTCCTGATCCACCTGCCACCCAAACAGGGAATTCCCGGCAGCGGGGGGAAAACACTGAGGATGAGAAAAACTCATCTCTGAACCCCAGAGGTCACTGCACCCTTGTCTTACCCCGGGCTCAGTCCCAGGACAAGGGAATGCTGTTAATTGAGATGCAATCAGCAGCTGACTCATTAAAGGCATTGCAAACAGCAGCCTGAGCCTgatcccagctccaggcagaTCCCGATGCCAATTAAACTTCTTGTGTTTGATTTCCATACTTTATTTAATGGGTAACATGTTCATTTAATGGTTTTTAGGTGCTCTGGGATGGCAAAATCTTGATTTAATGGGTTTTTAGGTGCTGCAGGCTGGCAATATCTTTATTTAGTGGATTTTTAGGTGCTCCGGGCTGGCAAATTCCCTGCAGGCACAAAGGCCCAGCCCAGGGATGTTCCCTGCTGGATTCCAGTGTCCTTCTAGGGACAGATTCCCTTGGGATTggcatttttctcattttgctaTTGAAGGAGCTGCACTTCAATTTTTCACATGTTTTAAATGAAACTCTCCTTTAGGCACACAGAAGAAAAGCTTGTTTTTTGCctgttctctcctttttttttttttttttttgttaacttAAACCCCAAATAATTTAATAAGTATGTCTGGAATCTTTGATTTTCGTAGTGTTCAAGGGGCTTTAAGCAAACTGATCTAGTGAGAGAAAACCagaggggttggactggatgacaTTTGGAGGTCCTtcccaatccaaaccattccttGACTCCATAATTCCttgttaaataataaaaaaaaccaaaccggAATAATTCTACTTGTCAGTTTTGCCCAtggccttttccaacctgaatgatGCTGGGATtctgttatttaatttttttttttttagccttcAAAGTATGGAAAGCTGCTCCTGAGGAGTTTTATTACAGAAACATTTGGAAAATCAAGTAAACTGAGGCTGTGCTCCTCCTCGGGGAGCAGCTCAGACCTGCCTGTGGGCAGATCAGTGGGcgaaggggaaaagggggggaaaagtggaaaaaaagggggggggggaaggggggaaaaaggaaaccAGGAGGCTGCTGTGTGATGCAACAAAGTTTTAATGAGTGAGAAATGCCCCTTTGCAAAGCCATAGATCACAGAACGCGGAAAATCCATTTCCGGACAATTTCAGGGAAAATGCATTCCTGGATAATTTTGGGGAAAGTCCAACCAAAGTCCTGCTCTGAGATGTCCCCAGCCGGCTTCTCCTGGCTGTCATCCAAGGATATTGGTCATTGCGGGTGAAATCCATAGGGAATGGGCTGTCCCATGTTGTTCCAATAAATCGGGAATGCTGGAACAGGGAATGGGCCATTCCATGCTGGTCCAATAAACCAGGAATGCTGGAACAGGGAATGGGCTGTTCCACACCAGTCCAATAAATCAAGGATGCTGGAACTTGGAATGGGCTGTCCCATGTTGGTCCAATAAATTGGGAATGCTGGAACAGGGAATAGGCTATTCCATGCCAGTCCAATAAATCGGGAATGCCGGAACAGGTAGTGAGAGCAAACAACGAGGAGGTGCTGAACAAGAAGTAGGAGAAAAATCAGGAATACAAGGGGGCTGTGGAAACGCTGACCCCTCACGCTTGTGGCCGTGGATTTGGGCATTCCCAGGATTCCCTGGAGGCTCCGGTGCCCTCAGCAGGGCCCGCAGGAGCCGCGGAGGAGGCGGCTGAAGCGGCGTGACGTGGAGGGGCCGCAGGAGTTGCTGGCCAGCGCTGAGATCCCGTATCCAGAGCGGGTGCCATATCCCGGGAAAGCCCCAGAGCCatagagacccccaaaacccagggagcccccgAAGGCCGGGGCTCCAGCAGATCCCACCACAGcctgctgtgggaaggagctgaggatggggccAGGGAAAGTGACCACCACCGGGGGTGGCTGGATGAGGGCGGTGGAGTCCGGACACTGCCGGACACACGACTCGTTGCAGCTGTtggccacgggctgtgggcAGGAGATGCCACCAGTGGTGGGGCAGAGGTCGTAGCAGGACATTTCCTGGCAGGGGTGGAGGTTCCTGGAATGCAgagaaggagctgctgaaaACCGTGGATCTACGGAAGGAGCaggtgggggtttgggggagctgggaaatgGGGGGGCAACATCCCCGGGGGAAAAATTGGGGTGGGACAGGAGCAGGTTTGGGTTGAGAGAGATGGGATGGGTgatggagatgggatgggatgggatgggaacaggGTGGGATGGAAATCAGATGGGATgaagatgggatgggatggaaatgggatggagatggaaaTGGGACAGGATAGAGATGGAAATGGAGTGGGATggaaatgggatgggatggagctgggatgaaGATGGGGTGGAGATGGAAGAGGGATGGAGATGGAAATGGAGtgggatggacatggggtggGATGGACATGGGATAGGATGGAAGGAGCACAATTCCTTCATCACATAAAAATATggatttaaaacattttcccaCCTGGATATCTGGGCATAAAAGCCTTTGGTTaaatgtttaatgtttttttccagtaaaaaagtagaaatattattttattcacTGGGTCAGAGCACGAGTCtactttccttctctttggCTGTGATGAAAATaactaaataattaaatatatatatatatatatgtatatatatatatatgactaGAATTAAACTGCTTCTTCAGCTGGATCATTTCACAGCTCAGGGCATGGACAAATTTCCCTGATTCAGTCACAGactgaaatgcaggaaaattcaacattttaaaGCTTGTGCCATCCTGAATTTTCATTCTGCTGTCAGTCCAAGAATGGCCAAATatgaataacaggaaaaaaaaaaccatcccTAAATAAAAAATGCCTCAAATTGATTTGGCTCCTAAATCCTTGCAGTAAAATACTTGCCAGGATACTGcataaatgaaaatttaaagaatgaaaaaaagaacaaaggaaataTAAAGCCCTGAAAATGAATGTAACAGTTGCAAACAGTAGCTGgaataaaaaatcaaaaagcaaaggtattctggagctgggagaggaatGAAAAGGCATCGGACTTACCTGATGGagaggagaaaagcaggagaaagatggaaaagctgcgcagagctgctgcttttataCCGACCCTGGGATGCCCCGGGGCTGAACACGCCGAGCCCACGAGTCGCCACCTCGGACGAGCCCAAATCACTCCCCAAAGTGACGAAACTCTCCTTGCTTTGCAAAACCACCCTgaatctctgcccagcacatTCCAGCTGCCGGCTCCCTTTCATCTCGGATCCTgatggagcagctccatccctccCAGCGGGAATTAAATCCCAT contains:
- the LOC137463500 gene encoding scale keratin-like — encoded protein: MFSYRQSSSSRCLAPCGISCPQPCADTWNQPCVTSCGDSRAVIHPPPVVITFPGPILSSCPQESIVGSSAPSNFLGSGNFLGSGSSYGSYSYGRSYSSYGSSGSCRPC
- the LOC137463724 gene encoding scale keratin-like, whose product is MSCYDLCPTTGGISCPQPVANSCNESCVRQCPDSTALIQPPPVVVTFPGPILSSFPQQAVVGSAGAPAFGGSLGFGGLYGSGAFPGYGTRSGYGISALASNSCGPSTSRRFSRLLRGSCGPC